Proteins found in one Silene latifolia isolate original U9 population unplaced genomic scaffold, ASM4854445v1 scaffold_20.1, whole genome shotgun sequence genomic segment:
- the LOC141638513 gene encoding uncharacterized protein LOC141638513, producing MPCFAAQSNLVPAFPSASDVIRKLYTCINEKNLVELDDIIARDCTLEDLNFPHSFQGKKKVVSFIGQLVESMGENVQFQLGTICEGGELMASLDWHLEWKEDQIPFSRGSSIFQCSIEDDRLVIRKAQIIWETPFKTGELGLGLLKILASLFDDFPKAAKWFLKSPQTIFKVVFTIYNMLLAPIMNPILAFYVILWKLVVRLLGYLMSTLHMIAKFFNKMSSNGNPTTQA from the exons ATGCCGTGTTTTGCAGCACAGTCAAACCTTGTTCCTGCCTTTCCCTCGGCGTCTGATGTAATTAGGAAGCTCTATACCTGCATCAATGAAAAGAACCTGGTGGAACTAGATGATATCATCGCACGCGACTGCACTCTCGAAGACCTGAATTTCCCGCATTCTTTCCAGGGGAAGAAG AAAGTCGTGAGCTTTATTGGCCAACTAGTTGAATCGATGGGCGAAAACGTGCAATTCCAACTGGGGACTATTTGTGAAGGGGGTGAACTGATGGCTTCCCTAGATTGGCATTTGG agtGGAAGGAGGATCAAATTCCATTCTCTAGAGGCAGCAGCATTTTCCAGTGCTCTATTGAAGATGATAGACTCGTAATCAG GAAAGCTCAAATCATATGGGAAACACCTTTCAAAACCGGCGAATTAGGTTTG GGCTTGCTGAAGATATTAGCATCATTATTTGATGACTTCCCGAAGGCTGCAAAAT GGTTTTTGAAGAGTCCACAAACCATATTCAAGGTGGTATTCACTATATACAACATGCTCTTAGCGCCCATCATGAACCCAATCCTTGCATTCTACGTCATCCTATGGAAACTGGTAGTTCGTCTACTTGGCTACTTAATGAGCACTCTGCACATGATTGCAAAGTTTTTCAACAAAATGTCATCAAATGGTAATCCCACAACTCAGGCTTGA